A region from the Halobacillus mangrovi genome encodes:
- a CDS encoding NAD(P)/FAD-dependent oxidoreductase, whose translation MKHIIIGAGILGASTAYHLAKEGEEVVIIDRKDPGQATQAGAGIVCPWLTNRSNEAWYRLVLEGARYYPSLIKDLELEGETETGYANVGAINIFDTEEKLNKKMEVANKRKEEAPEMGEITKLSSEETKELYPPVSDKYGSVHISGAARVNGEAVCKALLRAAQKNGAVFINGNAQLEAKGSEVKGVLVNGEKVYSDQVIVTNGAWGRELFSSLDLYPKISFEKAQIVHLKLPGADTEHWPVMLPPFNHYMLAFGNGKVVIGATKEKTNQFDTRVTMGAVHQLLNKALKVAPGLADATYVRTKVGFRPFTPGSLPIIGYAPQYDNILVANGLGASGLTSGPYIGSELAKLAIGRKTNLHLPDYEVKNAFQ comes from the coding sequence ATGAAACATATTATCATTGGGGCGGGAATTTTAGGCGCTTCTACCGCTTATCATCTTGCAAAAGAGGGCGAGGAAGTTGTCATCATAGATCGAAAAGATCCAGGACAAGCAACTCAGGCTGGAGCAGGGATTGTATGCCCATGGCTTACGAATCGCAGTAATGAAGCATGGTACAGACTTGTGTTGGAAGGGGCAAGGTATTACCCATCTTTAATTAAGGATTTAGAATTAGAGGGAGAAACCGAAACAGGATATGCTAATGTTGGAGCAATTAACATCTTTGATACAGAAGAAAAGCTTAATAAGAAAATGGAAGTGGCTAACAAGCGTAAGGAAGAAGCACCGGAAATGGGAGAGATTACAAAGCTTTCTTCAGAAGAAACAAAAGAGCTTTACCCCCCTGTTTCTGATAAATATGGATCTGTCCATATTAGCGGAGCTGCACGAGTAAATGGGGAGGCCGTTTGTAAAGCCCTCCTTCGAGCAGCCCAAAAGAATGGAGCTGTTTTTATTAATGGGAACGCTCAATTGGAGGCAAAGGGTTCCGAAGTAAAGGGAGTTCTTGTTAACGGAGAAAAAGTTTACTCGGATCAGGTTATCGTTACGAACGGGGCCTGGGGTAGAGAGTTATTCAGTTCTTTAGACTTGTATCCAAAGATATCCTTTGAGAAAGCCCAAATTGTCCACTTGAAACTACCAGGGGCAGATACAGAACATTGGCCTGTCATGCTTCCTCCATTTAATCATTACATGCTGGCTTTCGGAAACGGAAAGGTAGTAATTGGTGCTACAAAAGAGAAAACAAATCAGTTTGATACTCGAGTGACTATGGGGGCTGTTCATCAACTATTAAATAAAGCGTTGAAGGTGGCTCCAGGGTTAGCGGATGCTACTTATGTGAGAACCAAAGTCGGCTTCAGACCTTTTACACCGGGTTCTTTGCCTATTATCGGCTACGCTCCTCAATATGACAATATTCTTGTAGCTAATGGGCTTGGGGCTTCTGGACTTACTAGCGGACCATACATCGGATCAGAACTAGCCAAACTTGCTATCGGTAGAAAAACAAATCTTCATTTACCAGATTACGAAGTCAAGAACGCCTTCCAATAA
- a CDS encoding DHA2 family efflux MFS transporter permease subunit, translated as MTSHGYSKILIAALLLTGSFITILNQTLMITAIPPIMEEFDISANTGQWLTTVFMLVNGVMIPVSAFLIERFSTRQLFIAAMSIFSLGTVVGGIATNFPLLLIGRIIQSTGAGVMLPLMQTVFLLIFPVNRRGAAMGYIGLVISFAPAIGPALSGWVTANYSWRFLFWMILPLALMIIVLAYFILKNVTELTFPKVDPVSIILSSIGFGSLLYGFTVAGNEGWIHPITISVLVLGAVTLTVFILRQLRLEHPMLEFRVFKYPIFTITTVIAMITFMGLIGAETLIPLYMQNMRDFSAFESGLALLPGAVITAFMSPITGRIFDRIGARWLAIIGLTIISGASLAFSFLDIQTTFTSITILYSIRMFGLSMVMMPVTTAGLNQLPRKLIPHGAAMSNTMRMVAASVGTAILVTVMTTTAQRAQQTPTIDYPSIHGVNVAFFVVTALSILGIVLSFFVKKTSPPEEENEETKEQTDTQREVEHA; from the coding sequence TTGACTTCCCATGGTTATAGCAAAATTTTAATAGCCGCACTGCTTTTAACTGGTTCATTTATCACTATATTAAACCAAACCCTTATGATTACAGCCATTCCTCCTATTATGGAAGAGTTTGATATATCAGCAAATACAGGTCAATGGCTGACTACAGTGTTCATGCTTGTAAATGGGGTTATGATCCCTGTCAGCGCATTTCTAATTGAACGCTTTTCAACGAGGCAGCTTTTTATTGCCGCAATGTCCATATTTAGTTTAGGTACTGTTGTAGGTGGAATAGCGACGAACTTTCCTTTGTTGTTGATAGGTAGGATTATTCAGTCCACTGGTGCTGGAGTGATGCTTCCATTAATGCAGACGGTATTTTTACTGATATTCCCAGTTAATAGGCGTGGCGCCGCAATGGGCTATATTGGTCTAGTTATCTCCTTTGCCCCTGCGATAGGGCCAGCTTTATCGGGATGGGTGACCGCAAATTATTCTTGGCGTTTCTTATTTTGGATGATCTTACCTCTTGCTCTAATGATTATCGTTCTTGCTTATTTCATATTGAAAAACGTAACAGAATTGACTTTTCCTAAAGTAGATCCTGTTTCCATTATTTTATCCTCGATAGGATTCGGAAGTTTGCTGTACGGGTTTACCGTTGCTGGTAATGAAGGATGGATTCACCCCATAACTATAAGCGTACTTGTACTAGGAGCTGTGACGTTAACTGTATTTATCTTAAGACAGCTACGGCTTGAGCACCCGATGCTTGAATTTAGAGTCTTTAAATATCCCATTTTCACAATTACTACAGTCATTGCAATGATTACATTTATGGGACTGATTGGTGCTGAAACCCTCATACCACTCTATATGCAAAACATGCGCGATTTCAGTGCTTTTGAATCCGGATTGGCTCTCTTACCTGGAGCAGTTATTACAGCTTTCATGTCACCTATTACAGGTAGAATTTTTGACCGTATCGGTGCACGTTGGCTGGCTATCATTGGATTGACAATTATTTCTGGCGCATCTCTAGCATTTTCGTTCTTAGATATCCAGACAACCTTCACATCGATTACAATTTTATATTCAATTAGAATGTTTGGACTTTCTATGGTAATGATGCCCGTCACTACAGCTGGATTGAACCAACTACCAAGGAAATTGATTCCGCATGGAGCAGCTATGAGCAATACGATGAGAATGGTAGCAGCTTCTGTAGGTACGGCTATACTGGTAACAGTTATGACTACTACAGCTCAGCGGGCTCAACAGACACCAACCATTGATTATCCTTCCATCCATGGTGTGAATGTTGCATTCTTCGTAGTCACAGCCTTATCAATTCTCGGCATTGTGCTATCTTTCTTCGTCAAAAAGACGTCTCCACCTGAAGAAGAAAACGAAGAAACAAAAGAACAAACTGACACTCAACGTGAAGTTGAACATGCTTAA
- a CDS encoding glycosyltransferase family 4 protein: MKIAIFTDTYIPQVNGVSKTLQRLASYLESQKIEYRLFAPQTKHSAFHSDMVYRFTSVPLIVYPECRLALPNISVIRKNLEHFRPDLIHIATPFNIGLAGLYLGKKLNIPIVGSYHTHFDQYLQYYELPLVSKLLWRYLHWFHHSFRTTFVPSEDARKELIRHGFSNLKIWSRGVDCDSFHPHFQEEWLKQKYSIKVPYILTYVGRLAPEKDLDTLMKIAKELPDVISRKVHWLIVGDGPLRKSLEKEALTNMTFTGYQKGRMLTQIYAGSSLFIFPSTTETFGNVVLESMACGTPVIASKAGGVQEIVENGKTGLLCTPGQVEEFTHSISKLLNDEKLLTKMNNSARTYALSRSWESIFSQLLLDYEEILTAHLVSYA, translated from the coding sequence ATGAAAATTGCCATTTTTACAGATACTTATATTCCTCAAGTTAACGGTGTCTCTAAGACATTGCAGCGCTTGGCGAGTTATTTGGAAAGTCAAAAAATAGAATACAGACTCTTTGCACCACAAACCAAACACAGCGCGTTTCATTCGGATATGGTTTATCGATTTACCAGTGTACCTCTAATTGTTTATCCTGAATGCAGACTGGCTCTTCCAAACATATCTGTAATCCGCAAAAACCTTGAACACTTTAGGCCAGACCTCATCCATATCGCCACTCCATTTAACATCGGACTTGCCGGACTTTATTTAGGAAAAAAATTAAATATTCCTATCGTCGGTTCTTATCACACTCATTTCGATCAATATCTTCAATATTACGAACTTCCATTAGTGTCCAAATTATTATGGCGTTATTTACACTGGTTTCACCACTCTTTTCGTACGACTTTTGTCCCTTCAGAAGATGCAAGAAAAGAATTGATTAGACATGGATTTTCGAATTTGAAAATTTGGAGTCGAGGAGTAGATTGTGATTCCTTTCATCCTCATTTTCAGGAAGAATGGTTGAAACAAAAATATTCTATAAAGGTTCCGTATATCTTAACTTATGTTGGACGCCTAGCACCTGAGAAGGACTTAGATACTTTAATGAAGATTGCAAAAGAACTTCCTGATGTTATTTCTAGAAAAGTGCACTGGCTCATTGTTGGAGACGGTCCACTCAGGAAATCACTTGAAAAAGAGGCCCTAACAAATATGACGTTTACAGGTTACCAAAAAGGTAGAATGCTCACTCAGATCTACGCTGGTTCTTCTCTGTTTATATTCCCCTCAACGACTGAAACTTTTGGAAATGTCGTATTAGAATCAATGGCCTGTGGAACGCCTGTCATTGCTTCTAAAGCTGGCGGTGTCCAAGAGATTGTGGAAAATGGAAAGACAGGTCTCTTATGCACTCCAGGCCAAGTCGAAGAATTCACTCACTCCATTAGCAAGTTACTAAACGATGAAAAGCTATTGACCAAAATGAATAATTCAGCACGAACCTATGCCCTCTCAAGGTCATGGGAATCTATATTCTCTCAACTTCTGCTCGACTATGAAGAGATATTAACCGCTCATTTAGTTTCCTACGCCTAA
- a CDS encoding dipeptidase: MKFIDGHNDTVIKVKKNGIKRFLKGDRSAHLDLPRAMEAGFAGGFFAIYTPDRSVFPQIEDYQTAEGYQLPLSEPCDHHYAHQYTDYMLNLLLQAEQNSQGALKFVSNKEELLKYVNEGTIAGVLHIEGAESIDPDFKALYTYFDKGVRSLGPVWSRPNIFGEGVPYHFPSSPDTGVGLTNKGKQLVEKCNKLGIMLDLSHINEKGFWDLAGITNAPLVATHSNVHALCPISRNLTDQQIDAIGQSNGVIGVTYSLNMLSQDGKIDANVSMDEITKHIHYIADRIGIEHVALGSDFDGTTIPSKIEDVRGVPGLLDHLQKEGLTTRELKKVSMDNWLRVLQDTWKA, encoded by the coding sequence ATGAAATTCATAGATGGACACAATGATACAGTTATAAAAGTGAAAAAAAATGGAATAAAGCGCTTTTTAAAAGGAGATAGATCCGCTCATCTTGATCTTCCTAGAGCTATGGAAGCAGGGTTTGCCGGAGGTTTTTTTGCTATATACACTCCTGATCGATCCGTTTTTCCTCAAATAGAAGACTATCAAACAGCGGAAGGATATCAGCTGCCTCTTTCTGAACCATGTGACCATCATTATGCACACCAGTACACCGATTACATGCTAAACCTCCTACTACAAGCAGAGCAAAACTCTCAAGGAGCACTTAAGTTCGTGAGTAATAAAGAGGAATTACTCAAGTACGTGAATGAAGGTACTATTGCTGGTGTTCTTCATATTGAAGGGGCAGAATCCATTGATCCTGATTTCAAGGCTCTTTACACTTATTTTGATAAAGGAGTTCGGTCACTGGGACCTGTGTGGAGCAGGCCGAATATTTTCGGGGAAGGCGTGCCCTATCATTTCCCTTCTTCACCTGATACAGGAGTAGGTCTTACAAATAAAGGAAAACAATTGGTTGAAAAATGTAATAAGTTGGGCATTATGCTGGACCTTTCCCATATAAACGAAAAAGGTTTCTGGGACCTCGCAGGTATTACAAATGCTCCGCTGGTTGCTACTCACTCAAATGTGCATGCACTCTGTCCCATATCTAGGAATTTGACGGATCAACAAATTGATGCCATAGGTCAATCGAATGGAGTCATTGGTGTTACTTACAGTTTGAATATGCTAAGCCAGGATGGAAAAATTGATGCCAATGTTTCTATGGATGAAATCACAAAGCATATTCATTACATTGCAGACCGTATTGGGATTGAACATGTAGCTCTTGGATCAGACTTTGATGGAACAACGATACCAAGCAAGATAGAAGATGTTAGAGGAGTCCCTGGATTACTGGACCATCTGCAGAAGGAAGGTCTCACCACCAGGGAGCTAAAAAAAGTGAGCATGGATAATTGGCTTCGTGTTCTACAGGATACTTGGAAAGCTTAA
- a CDS encoding aldo/keto reductase produces the protein MNKRQLGHSELFVSEISLGCMSLGTDRDKAKYIIERALDAGINYLDTADLYDFGTNEKIVGEAIKGRREDIILGTKVGNNFTPGQEGWTWDPSKKHIKRGVKDSLQRLSTDYIDLYQLHGGTIDDPIEETIEAFEDLKQEGLIREYGISSIRPNVIRRFVEKSNIASVMMQYNALDRRPEEEILDLLSDNNIGVLARGPLAKGMLSSNGHKKSQEKAQNGFLEYSYEEIQSITRKWQDYGSEDRTPTALALQYVLHHPAMASAVFGASSLEQLEENLTYLKAAPLTEQIFGEIQTMTSPITYQKHR, from the coding sequence ATGAACAAACGCCAGCTAGGACATTCAGAATTATTTGTATCAGAAATCAGTTTAGGATGCATGTCCTTAGGAACGGACCGTGACAAAGCAAAATACATCATTGAACGCGCTCTTGATGCAGGGATTAATTATTTGGACACTGCAGATCTGTATGACTTCGGCACCAATGAAAAAATTGTTGGTGAAGCCATTAAAGGCAGACGAGAAGACATAATCCTTGGAACAAAAGTTGGAAATAACTTTACTCCTGGGCAAGAGGGATGGACATGGGATCCATCAAAAAAACATATTAAACGAGGGGTCAAAGACAGTTTGCAGCGTCTTAGCACTGATTATATCGACCTGTATCAGCTGCATGGCGGTACGATTGATGACCCAATTGAAGAAACGATTGAAGCGTTTGAAGATTTGAAACAGGAAGGTCTGATTCGAGAATATGGGATCTCCTCCATTCGCCCGAATGTTATTCGAAGATTCGTAGAAAAATCCAATATAGCCAGTGTTATGATGCAGTATAATGCTCTTGATCGGAGACCTGAAGAGGAAATATTAGATTTGCTTTCAGATAATAACATTGGTGTACTGGCAAGAGGACCTTTGGCGAAAGGAATGCTATCTTCAAACGGACATAAAAAATCACAGGAAAAAGCACAAAATGGATTTTTGGAATACAGCTATGAAGAAATCCAATCAATTACTAGAAAGTGGCAGGATTATGGAAGTGAAGACCGCACTCCGACAGCATTGGCTCTTCAATATGTCCTTCATCATCCCGCAATGGCTTCAGCGGTATTCGGGGCAAGTTCTTTAGAGCAGCTTGAAGAGAATCTCACCTATTTAAAGGCTGCACCACTTACGGAACAAATCTTTGGTGAGATCCAAACGATGACGTCCCCGATTACTTACCAAAAACATCGGTAA
- a CDS encoding NUDIX hydrolase — MKKFEEKTYETETIYKGKIVQLNIDSVTLPDGNTSKRELIKHPGAVAVIALTEEGKLICVEQYRKPMEKSLIEIPAGKLEEGEEPKTCALRELEEETGYTTDHLQFLTSFYTSPGFADEIVHLYFTEHVKPLEETPPGDEDEFVDLLELTLEEAEQLEREQRIHDAKTAYALLYLKLRQQR, encoded by the coding sequence ATGAAAAAATTTGAAGAGAAAACATATGAAACGGAAACCATTTATAAGGGGAAGATTGTGCAATTAAATATTGACAGTGTTACTTTACCCGATGGGAATACATCTAAACGAGAATTGATTAAACACCCCGGAGCGGTAGCGGTCATTGCTTTGACTGAAGAAGGGAAATTGATCTGCGTAGAACAATACCGTAAGCCAATGGAAAAAAGTCTGATAGAAATCCCTGCAGGAAAACTTGAAGAAGGAGAAGAACCTAAAACCTGTGCTTTAAGAGAACTAGAGGAAGAAACGGGTTATACGACGGATCACCTTCAATTTCTGACATCATTTTATACTTCACCCGGATTTGCGGATGAGATTGTTCATTTGTATTTTACGGAGCATGTGAAACCTCTTGAAGAGACACCACCAGGGGATGAAGATGAATTTGTTGATCTCTTGGAACTTACCCTTGAGGAAGCAGAGCAGCTTGAACGTGAACAAAGAATCCACGATGCAAAAACGGCTTACGCTCTGCTTTACCTAAAATTGAGGCAGCAAAGATGA
- a CDS encoding endonuclease Q family protein: MSFLRYFADLHIHIGRDWDGRPVKITGSNSLTVTNIVKEASRRKGLDMVGTIDAQSPAVQEELKYLIGHGKAVELADGGIKYEDTVLILGSEIEIYDDACKGPIHVLCYFPSIESMEKFSLWLKERMKNVFLSTQRFYGTAKELQDYVKANGGLFIPAHIFTPFKSLYGKGVSHSLTEVFDPNRIDAVELGLSADRDMANQIAELESYTYLTNSDAHSLRNLAREYQEILMKEKTFKELKRALKGEGGRGVTANYGLNPQMGKYHLTVCADCLTTLILAGEKCPSCGSAKIVKGVSERIRELSNMKGQQRTRPDYYYQVPLSSLPGVGKKTYERLLESFTSEMDIIHRIPYSELVTVVNEKVADFILAMRVGKLRFQPGGGGKYGKVLLNYD; this comes from the coding sequence ATGAGTTTTTTGCGCTACTTTGCAGATCTTCATATTCATATCGGAAGGGATTGGGATGGTAGACCGGTGAAAATTACCGGCTCAAATTCGTTGACCGTTACGAATATTGTTAAAGAAGCAAGTAGAAGGAAAGGTCTCGATATGGTGGGGACTATTGATGCCCAGTCCCCCGCTGTGCAAGAAGAGCTGAAATATTTGATTGGACATGGGAAAGCTGTAGAATTAGCCGACGGAGGAATTAAATACGAAGATACAGTCCTAATACTAGGGTCTGAAATTGAAATCTATGATGATGCATGTAAAGGACCGATTCATGTGTTATGTTATTTTCCTTCTATTGAGAGTATGGAGAAATTTTCTCTTTGGTTAAAGGAAAGAATGAAAAACGTTTTTTTAAGTACTCAACGTTTCTATGGAACAGCCAAAGAGTTACAGGACTATGTAAAAGCTAACGGAGGATTGTTTATTCCTGCCCATATTTTCACCCCATTTAAAAGCCTGTATGGTAAAGGAGTCAGTCACTCGCTTACAGAAGTTTTCGACCCTAATCGTATTGATGCTGTAGAATTAGGGTTAAGTGCAGATCGTGATATGGCAAATCAGATTGCGGAGTTAGAATCTTACACTTACTTAACCAATTCTGATGCTCACTCACTTCGGAATCTAGCAAGAGAGTATCAAGAGATTCTCATGAAAGAAAAGACGTTCAAGGAGCTTAAACGTGCTCTCAAAGGAGAAGGCGGCAGGGGAGTGACTGCCAACTATGGATTGAACCCGCAGATGGGCAAATACCACCTCACTGTATGCGCAGATTGTTTAACCACCTTAATACTAGCGGGTGAAAAATGCCCATCATGTGGTTCTGCAAAAATAGTGAAAGGTGTATCGGAAAGGATTCGCGAATTAAGTAACATGAAGGGACAACAGCGCACACGACCAGATTACTATTACCAAGTTCCCTTATCCTCTTTACCAGGGGTCGGAAAGAAAACCTATGAACGTTTACTAGAATCATTTACCTCTGAGATGGATATTATCCATCGGATCCCGTACAGCGAATTAGTCACAGTCGTTAATGAAAAGGTGGCTGACTTCATCCTTGCCATGAGGGTTGGCAAGCTACGATTCCAACCGGGTGGTGGGGGAAAGTATGGGAAAGTTCTCCTGAATTATGATTGA
- the spoIIM gene encoding stage II sporulation protein M, whose protein sequence is MQQGIRTVKNDLQSHTNIFVFIFVLFIMGMVFGAVIVNSMNFVQKQDLFFYLKQFFMQNIEMDGTPKTVLWKDSMLYHVKYLLLLFLLGISIIGMPIITVLLFIKGLVIGFSVGFLVNQMGWYGLLISSVSIAPQNLIIIPAYLIAGSLALIFSLTLCKQLFIRRVHQPLLKAFTRYSAWFGILLVVLLFSSIIEVFFSNTILEYVLRWLYN, encoded by the coding sequence ATGCAGCAGGGAATTCGAACGGTAAAAAACGATCTACAAAGCCACACAAACATATTCGTCTTCATTTTTGTGCTATTTATTATGGGGATGGTATTTGGTGCGGTCATTGTAAACAGTATGAATTTTGTACAAAAACAGGATCTGTTCTTTTATCTAAAGCAGTTTTTTATGCAGAATATCGAAATGGATGGAACACCAAAAACGGTTCTCTGGAAAGACAGTATGCTTTATCATGTAAAATATCTTTTGCTCCTCTTTTTATTAGGCATTTCAATCATAGGAATGCCGATAATTACCGTATTACTCTTCATTAAAGGCTTAGTAATCGGATTTTCCGTTGGCTTCCTAGTTAATCAGATGGGATGGTATGGACTCTTAATATCCTCTGTATCCATCGCTCCTCAAAATCTGATTATTATCCCAGCATACTTAATTGCAGGATCTCTAGCCCTTATTTTCTCTCTGACTTTATGTAAGCAGTTGTTTATCAGAAGAGTTCATCAACCGTTATTGAAGGCTTTCACAAGGTATAGCGCCTGGTTTGGCATTTTGTTAGTTGTCTTATTATTTTCTTCCATCATAGAGGTGTTTTTTTCAAATACCATCCTGGAATACGTATTGCGCTGGCTATATAATTAA
- the fur gene encoding ferric iron uptake transcriptional regulator: MEHRIEKIKKQLHSQSYKLTPQREATVRVLLENEEDHLSAEDVYLLVKEKAPEIGLATVYRTLELLTELKVVDKINFGDGVSRYDLRKEGATHFHHHLVCIECGSVEEIEEDLLGDVENLVENQWGFEVKDHRLTFHGICRVCQKQAVTASPSKQNEE, from the coding sequence ATGGAGCATCGTATAGAGAAAATTAAAAAACAGTTGCATTCCCAGAGCTATAAGTTAACACCCCAAAGGGAAGCTACGGTCCGAGTGCTTTTGGAAAACGAAGAAGATCATTTGAGTGCAGAAGATGTTTACCTCCTCGTAAAAGAGAAAGCACCCGAAATCGGTCTGGCTACTGTATATCGTACACTGGAGCTATTAACAGAACTAAAAGTCGTAGACAAAATCAACTTCGGTGACGGAGTTTCCCGGTATGACCTTAGAAAAGAAGGAGCTACACATTTTCATCATCATTTAGTTTGTATTGAATGTGGTTCCGTTGAAGAAATTGAAGAGGATTTATTAGGTGACGTAGAAAATCTTGTTGAAAATCAGTGGGGGTTTGAGGTAAAAGACCATCGTTTAACATTTCACGGTATTTGCCGTGTGTGTCAGAAGCAAGCGGTCACCGCATCCCCATCCAAACAGAATGAAGAATGA
- a CDS encoding YqzK family protein — protein sequence MTHLARNMKDLIKVLIVFTICTCVFYFALRLVHEEYERQHRYDPPGGSAVKVYQPVEQQWTDRLSIFFRLGE from the coding sequence ATGACACACCTGGCACGGAATATGAAGGATTTAATTAAAGTCCTCATTGTTTTTACCATATGTACGTGTGTGTTTTACTTTGCTTTAAGACTTGTACATGAAGAATACGAAAGGCAACATCGGTATGATCCTCCAGGTGGGTCGGCTGTCAAGGTGTACCAGCCAGTCGAACAACAATGGACGGATCGATTGTCGATATTCTTTCGTTTAGGAGAGTAG
- the xerD gene encoding site-specific tyrosine recombinase XerD has protein sequence MQDALEDFFHYLTVERGLSPNTIQSYKRDLTQYKSFLQQEASISNWESVTRTHIMQYLHNLNDKGRSVATIARLLSSIRLYHQFLIREQRASQDPSLHIETPKKERKLPKVLSSDEVDKLLNIHAKDALSARNKAMLEMLYATGLRVTELVSLKVSDLHLTMGFVRCLGKGSKERIIPLGDMAKEAVELYLEMGRGELVKQKRTEELFVNHHGNRLTRQGFWKVLKAVAVDMGIKKDLTPHTLRHSFATHLLENGADLRAVQEMLGHADISTTQIYTHVTKTRLKDVYRSYHPRA, from the coding sequence ATGCAAGATGCATTAGAAGATTTTTTTCACTATTTAACTGTAGAACGGGGATTATCACCCAACACTATTCAATCCTATAAACGGGATCTGACCCAATATAAAAGTTTTCTTCAACAAGAGGCATCGATTTCAAATTGGGAGTCTGTAACTAGAACCCATATTATGCAGTATCTTCATAATTTGAATGATAAAGGACGCTCGGTTGCCACAATAGCAAGGTTGCTTTCTTCTATTCGTCTCTATCATCAGTTCTTGATTCGAGAACAAAGAGCAAGCCAGGACCCTAGTTTACATATAGAGACACCTAAAAAAGAGCGGAAATTACCTAAAGTATTGTCTTCCGATGAAGTGGATAAGCTTCTAAATATTCACGCAAAGGATGCGCTGTCTGCAAGAAATAAGGCAATGCTTGAAATGTTGTACGCTACAGGTCTACGAGTAACAGAGCTGGTTTCATTAAAGGTCAGTGATCTACATTTGACAATGGGGTTTGTCAGGTGCTTAGGAAAAGGTTCTAAGGAACGTATTATACCTTTAGGAGATATGGCTAAGGAAGCTGTTGAGCTGTATTTGGAAATGGGCCGGGGAGAGCTTGTAAAGCAGAAGCGAACAGAAGAGTTATTTGTTAATCATCACGGCAATCGATTAACAAGACAAGGTTTTTGGAAGGTTCTGAAAGCGGTTGCTGTTGATATGGGGATAAAGAAAGATCTTACCCCCCATACACTTAGGCATTCATTTGCCACGCACCTTCTGGAGAATGGTGCTGATTTAAGAGCTGTACAAGAAATGTTAGGACATGCAGATATTTCAACTACACAAATATATACCCACGTGACAAAGACACGTCTAAAAGATGTTTATCGCTCGTACCATCCTCGAGCGTAA